A window of Longispora fulva contains these coding sequences:
- a CDS encoding MalY/PatB family protein encodes MWRGSDAVTVDALRERGGLKWAMAGPGMLAACVAEMDFGTAPEVTRALHDAVDRGQVGYLAPELTARLAGACAAWHHDRYGWDLSPEDVRPLPDVIRALHVAIECFSRPDSAVIVPVPAYPPFLAVPGLLGRRVLQIEMVESGGRYAYDLDALDRAFAAGGGLLVLCNPHNPVGAVMATGELLAVAEVVERHRGRVFSDEVHAPLVYRGHRHVPYATTCDAAAEHTVTATSTSKAWNVAGLKCAQLLTSNDTDRKRWSHLGRLHTDGTATLGVLAATAAYQSGGPWLDTVLARLDHNRHLLAELLGSHLPTVRYTPPEGTYLGWLDLRDHPPIPDLAERARVTVMDGVEFGPPGAGFLRLNFATTPAILAEIVRRLAHAACGSVDDISESVH; translated from the coding sequence GTGTGGAGAGGTTCCGATGCCGTCACGGTCGACGCGCTGCGCGAGCGCGGTGGGCTCAAGTGGGCCATGGCCGGCCCGGGGATGCTGGCCGCGTGTGTCGCCGAGATGGACTTCGGGACCGCTCCCGAGGTCACGCGGGCGTTGCACGACGCGGTGGACCGCGGTCAGGTCGGCTACCTGGCGCCTGAGCTGACGGCGCGACTGGCCGGGGCGTGCGCCGCCTGGCATCACGACAGGTACGGATGGGACCTGTCGCCCGAGGACGTGCGGCCGTTGCCGGACGTCATCCGTGCCCTGCACGTGGCCATCGAGTGCTTCTCCCGACCCGACTCCGCCGTCATCGTGCCGGTGCCCGCGTACCCGCCCTTCCTGGCCGTTCCCGGGTTGCTCGGTCGGCGCGTCCTCCAGATCGAGATGGTCGAGTCCGGGGGCCGCTACGCCTACGACCTGGACGCGCTGGACCGTGCCTTCGCGGCGGGCGGGGGGCTGCTCGTCCTCTGCAATCCCCACAACCCCGTCGGCGCGGTCATGGCGACCGGTGAACTCCTGGCCGTCGCGGAGGTCGTCGAGCGGCACCGTGGTCGGGTGTTCAGCGACGAGGTCCACGCGCCCCTCGTCTATCGCGGGCACCGCCACGTCCCGTACGCGACCACCTGCGACGCGGCGGCGGAGCACACGGTGACGGCCACGTCGACGTCGAAGGCGTGGAACGTGGCGGGGCTGAAGTGCGCCCAGCTGTTGACCAGCAACGACACCGATCGGAAACGGTGGAGTCACCTCGGCCGGCTGCACACCGACGGCACCGCCACCTTGGGCGTGCTGGCCGCCACGGCCGCGTACCAGTCGGGTGGGCCGTGGCTCGACACGGTGCTCGCCCGACTCGACCACAACCGTCATCTGCTGGCCGAACTGCTCGGCTCGCACCTGCCGACGGTCCGCTACACCCCACCCGAGGGCACCTACCTGGGCTGGCTCGACCTGCGCGACCACCCGCCGATACCGGACCTCGCCGAACGCGCGCGGGTGACCGTGATGGACGGCGTCGAGTTCGGCCCGCCCGGCGCGGGATTCCTCAGACTCAACTTCGCCACGACCCCCGCGATCCTCGCCGAGATCGTGCGACGGCTGGCGCACGCCGCGTGCGGTTCGGTCGATGACATCTCGGAGTCAGTCCATTGA
- a CDS encoding MFS transporter produces the protein MTVHAQEREQPADDLLRSHRGFRLLFASDAISRTGGQVTLVALPLIAVLVLHASAQQVGFLVMASTLAFLVVALPAGIWVDRLRQRPVMVAADLIRALALLSVPVTVAFGALSLEQLYVVALVTGVGNVFFDVAQQSYVTYLLGKDRLLAGFSKLEVAGNGSLLVGSPAAGALVQWITAAGAVAFNAACHLVSAGMLGRIRPREPEVRRTGARPRLHRELVTGLRYVVGQPILRRVALHGMIALLFEYALLTVQPLLLVNTLGLGAAAYGVVTGAIAVGGVVGSVFANRVVSRLGIARTLWLPFAVTFPLLLLMPLVGGGWLVALYPLGYAAYIGGSAIQNVAQITYRQAVCPPELLGRMNSAMRFLMWGMMPVGGLLGGFLIQVVGERFALWVCAVGMLASALPMLGGSVFRLPRDAGI, from the coding sequence ATGACCGTGCACGCGCAGGAGCGCGAACAGCCGGCCGACGACCTGCTCCGCTCCCATCGCGGTTTCCGGCTGCTGTTCGCCTCGGACGCGATCAGCCGCACCGGCGGCCAGGTCACCCTCGTCGCGCTGCCGCTGATCGCGGTGCTCGTACTGCACGCCTCCGCCCAGCAGGTGGGATTCCTGGTGATGGCGAGCACGCTCGCCTTCCTCGTCGTCGCGCTGCCGGCCGGGATCTGGGTGGACCGGCTGCGGCAACGGCCGGTGATGGTGGCCGCCGACCTGATCCGCGCGCTGGCGCTCCTGTCGGTGCCGGTGACCGTGGCGTTCGGAGCGCTCAGCCTCGAGCAGCTGTACGTGGTCGCCCTGGTGACCGGTGTCGGCAATGTCTTCTTCGACGTGGCGCAGCAGAGCTACGTCACGTACCTGCTGGGAAAGGACCGCCTGCTGGCCGGCTTCAGCAAGCTGGAGGTGGCGGGGAACGGGAGTCTGCTGGTCGGCTCGCCCGCGGCGGGGGCCCTGGTCCAGTGGATCACGGCCGCGGGCGCGGTGGCGTTCAACGCGGCCTGCCACCTGGTCTCCGCCGGGATGCTAGGCAGGATCCGGCCGCGGGAACCGGAGGTCCGACGGACCGGTGCGCGGCCGCGGCTGCACCGTGAGCTCGTCACCGGGCTGCGGTACGTCGTCGGTCAGCCGATTCTGCGGCGGGTCGCGCTGCACGGCATGATCGCCCTGTTGTTCGAGTACGCGCTGCTCACCGTCCAGCCGTTGCTGCTGGTGAACACACTCGGCCTGGGAGCCGCGGCCTACGGCGTGGTGACCGGGGCCATCGCGGTCGGCGGGGTCGTCGGGAGCGTGTTCGCCAATCGCGTCGTCTCCAGACTCGGGATAGCCCGCACGCTGTGGTTGCCGTTCGCCGTGACGTTCCCGCTGCTCCTGCTCATGCCGCTGGTGGGCGGTGGCTGGCTGGTGGCGCTGTATCCCCTCGGCTACGCGGCCTACATCGGCGGCAGCGCCATCCAGAACGTCGCGCAGATCACCTATCGCCAGGCCGTCTGCCCGCCCGAACTGCTCGGGCGGATGAACTCCGCCATGCGGTTCCTGATGTGGGGCATGATGCCTGTGGGCGGGTTGCTCGGCGGCTTTCTGATCCAGGTCGTCGGGGAACGCTTCGCCCTGTGGGTGTGCGCCGTCGGGATGCTGGCCAGCGCCCTGCCCATGCTCGGGGGATCGGTCTTCCGGCTGCCCCGGGACGCCGGCATCTAG
- a CDS encoding DUF4232 domain-containing protein, which translates to MATRKCVLVLAAVGVLAVGGCASGSTPPVAAPQGASPSSTASATAAATAAKTAPAPAPKTVAPPTGVAVKGCTTDQVNVIVGESSGAAGTLVQEMDVHNTSAVTCTLTGRPFVSVYGKVPQGGGTVEATLGGVAVGQIPSTFGQLGAAATPQNLTHGDYAVFFLKWSQVPVGSKPCDKADGYAFRTPADASVSHLVAFAFTVCGGEVQVSNFMSKSSGF; encoded by the coding sequence ATGGCGACCAGGAAGTGTGTGCTCGTCCTAGCCGCCGTCGGCGTGCTGGCGGTCGGCGGCTGCGCGTCGGGCAGTACCCCGCCGGTGGCCGCGCCGCAGGGTGCGTCGCCGTCGAGCACCGCGTCGGCGACCGCGGCGGCGACCGCGGCGAAGACCGCTCCGGCCCCGGCGCCGAAGACCGTCGCGCCGCCCACCGGGGTCGCGGTCAAGGGCTGCACCACCGACCAGGTCAACGTGATCGTGGGGGAGAGCTCCGGGGCGGCCGGCACGCTCGTGCAGGAGATGGACGTGCACAACACGTCCGCCGTCACGTGCACCCTCACCGGGCGCCCGTTCGTCTCCGTGTACGGCAAGGTGCCGCAGGGCGGCGGCACGGTGGAGGCGACGCTGGGCGGCGTGGCCGTCGGCCAGATCCCGTCGACGTTCGGCCAGTTGGGCGCGGCAGCGACGCCGCAGAACCTGACGCACGGGGACTACGCGGTGTTCTTCCTGAAGTGGAGCCAGGTGCCGGTCGGTTCGAAGCCGTGCGACAAGGCCGACGGCTACGCCTTCCGCACCCCGGCGGACGCGAGTGTCAGCCACCTGGTCGCCTTCGCGTTCACGGTCTGCGGCGGCGAGGTCCAGGTCTCGAACTTCATGTCGAAGTCGTCCGGCTTCTAG
- a CDS encoding glycoside hydrolase family 25 protein — protein sequence MTVWIADISNWQGDINAAGIVAEGYAAVVCKATEGGDYTDPWFDTYIPEIIGAGGIPGAYHYLRAGDGGAQARRFLDRIRAHGGPDGWLVQLDCEADGGPPEMAAFMAEWNAATGDHPVLIYSGAWWWDDHTGGFDGSALTPYLWHSHYVDGSGYGSRLYESVPGDWWTPGYGGWDTATILQFSSHGRVAGQDIDVSAYRGSLDDLRVLTRAGTPTPIPPDPDAGGSVSDLSYAPFGKPAVVGDRAAGVMLADLWGAVALESSPYQANTPFPLVARLQRIEATVNALAADIAAIRAAQATGDVDVNALAAALAPHLPAAPTAAEVATAVRHDAAAHLARD from the coding sequence GTGACCGTCTGGATCGCCGACATCTCCAACTGGCAAGGGGACATCAACGCCGCCGGCATCGTCGCCGAGGGCTACGCCGCCGTGGTCTGCAAGGCCACCGAGGGCGGCGACTACACCGACCCGTGGTTTGACACGTACATCCCCGAGATCATCGGTGCCGGGGGCATTCCCGGCGCGTACCACTATCTGCGGGCCGGTGACGGCGGCGCGCAGGCCCGGCGGTTCCTCGACCGGATCCGCGCCCACGGCGGACCCGACGGCTGGCTCGTCCAACTCGACTGCGAGGCGGACGGCGGACCGCCGGAGATGGCCGCGTTCATGGCCGAGTGGAACGCCGCGACCGGCGACCACCCGGTGCTGATCTACTCCGGAGCCTGGTGGTGGGACGACCACACCGGCGGGTTCGACGGCTCCGCGCTCACGCCGTACCTGTGGCATTCCCACTATGTCGACGGCTCCGGATACGGCTCGCGGCTCTACGAGTCGGTGCCCGGTGACTGGTGGACGCCCGGCTACGGCGGATGGGACACGGCGACCATTCTCCAGTTCTCGAGCCACGGCCGGGTCGCCGGACAGGACATCGACGTGTCCGCCTACCGCGGCAGCCTCGACGACCTGCGCGTGCTCACCCGTGCCGGCACGCCGACCCCGATCCCGCCCGATCCCGACGCTGGAGGTTCCGTGTCCGACCTGTCCTACGCCCCGTTCGGCAAGCCCGCCGTGGTCGGCGACCGTGCCGCCGGTGTCATGCTCGCCGATCTGTGGGGAGCCGTGGCACTGGAGTCCAGCCCGTACCAGGCGAACACTCCGTTCCCCCTGGTCGCGCGGCTCCAACGCATCGAGGCGACGGTCAACGCCCTCGCCGCCGACATCGCGGCCATCCGGGCCGCGCAGGCGACCGGCGACGTCGACGTGAACGCCCTCGCCGCGGCACTCGCCCCGCACCTGCCCGCCGCGCCGACCGCCGCGGAGGTGGCCACCGCCGTGCGGCACGACGCGGCCGCGCACCTCGCCCGCGACTGA